One stretch of Pelmatolapia mariae isolate MD_Pm_ZW linkage group LG3_W, Pm_UMD_F_2, whole genome shotgun sequence DNA includes these proteins:
- the LOC135932648 gene encoding general transcription factor II-I repeat domain-containing protein 2-like produces the protein MRTDKISKLKSGLLAQQTAFVRQTQLNQSSVRASFRVAQLIASYGKPFTEGEFVKKCLNVVVEEVCPDKKDVFNAVSLSASTITRRVEEIGGKVYAQLQQKTKEFDFFSLALDESTDVQDTAQLLIFIRGVSANFEMCEELAALQSLKGTTTGEDIFDKVCQTMEELDLDWAKLVSITTDGAPCMVGASRGLIGRMNREMEERGLTTPLQVHCIIHQQALCCKVLKWDSVMKAVVSCINFIRANGLKHRQFQQFLSELESVYGDVLYYTEVRWLSRGRVLRRFYELLSEINAFLQSKGKTVPELIDPEWKWHLAFLTDVTEMLNGLNLQLQGQGKLICDMYSHVKAFELKLALLLEQVKKHNFTHLHATQNLSAENPAVLFPAEKCVEALEMLKAEFSVRFRQLHAHAKEIRLFQNTFVADIDEAQPFYQFELAELQNCDVLKDAFKPNSLVDFYAALPNDTYPNIKKHAMKMSTLFGSTYICEQTFSRMKLMKSPMRSRLRDEHLHQCLRVAVTRMEPDIQLLTGQMQAHSSH, from the coding sequence ATGCGAACAGACAAAATCTCAAAGCTAAAAAGTGGACTGTTAGCTCAGCAGACTGCATTTGTACGCCAAACTCAGCTGAACCAGTCATCAGTTCGGGCCAGCTTTCGTGTTGCTCAACTGATAGCAAGCTACGGTAAACCTTTCACTGAGGGAGAGTTTGTCAAGAAATGTTTGAATGTTGTCGTGGAGGAGGTGTGTCCCGATAAGAAAGATGTCTTTAATGCTGTGAGTCTATCGGCAAGCACAATCACCAGACGCGTGGAAGAAATAGGGGGTAAAGTATATGCCCAGCTGCAGCAAAAGACGAAagaatttgactttttttcattAGCACTGGATGAGAGCACGGACGTGCAGGACACAGCGCAGCTTCTTATTTTTATTCGTGGAGTCAGCGCAAACTTTGAGATGTGCGAGGAGCTGGCAGCCCTCCAAAGTCTGAAAGGCACTACGACGGGGGAGGATATTTTCGACAAAGTATGTCAAACAATGGAAGAGTTGGATCTGGACTGGGCAAAGCTTGTTAGCATCACGACTGACGGGGCTCCTTGTATGGTGGGCGCATCTCGGGGCCTAATAGGACGCATGAACCGCGAGATGGAAGAACGGGGTCTCACCACCCCTCTACAAGTCCACTGCATAATTCACCAGCAAGCGCTTTGCTGCAAAGTGTTGAAGTGGGATTCTGTCATGAAGGCTGTGGTTTCATGCATAAACTTCATCAGAGCAAATGGACTTAAACACAGGCAGTTCCAACAATTCCTGTCTGAACTGGAATCTGTGTACGGAGATGTGCTGTACTACACAGAGGTCCGATGGTTGAGCCGCGGCAGAGTTTTGAGGCGTTTTTACGAGCTGCTATCCGAAATTAATGCATTTCTTCAATCAAAAGGCAAAACGGTCCCAGAGCTGATCGACCCAGAATGGAAGTGGCATCTCGCATTTTTAACAGACGTGACGGAAATGCTGAACGGCCTTAACTTGCAGCTACAAGGCCAGGGGAAACTCATTTGCGACATGTATTCCCACGTAAAAGCATTTGAGTTGAAACTAGCGCTGCTTTTGGAACAAGTGAAAAAGCACAACTTCACCCATCTCCATGCTACCCAAAACCTTTCTGCAGAGAACCCAGCAGTCCTGTTCCCAGCTGAAAAGTGTGTGGAAGCACTGGAAATGCTGAAGGCGGAATTCAGTGTGCGATTCCGTCAACTACATGCTCATGCAAAAGAAATCCGTCTTTTCCAAAACACCTTTGTTGCCGACATCGATGAAGCCCAGCCTTTTTATCAGTTTGAGCTGGCCGAGTTACAGAACTGTGATGTTCTGAAAGACGCATTCAAGCCCAACAGTCTCGTTGACTTCTATGCCGCCCTCCCAAATGACACGTACCCTAACATAAAAAAACACGCAATGAAGATGTCCACACTTTTTGGCAGCACGTATATCTGCGAGCAAACCTTTTCACGCATGAAACTCATGAAATCTCCGATGAGATCAAGATTGAGAGATGAACATCTGCATCAGTGTTTGAGAGTGGCTGTGACTAGAATGGAACCGGACATTCAACTTCTCACTGGCCAGATGCAGGCCCACAGTTCACACTGA